The following proteins are co-located in the Pan troglodytes isolate AG18354 chromosome 5, NHGRI_mPanTro3-v2.0_pri, whole genome shotgun sequence genome:
- the PRSS16 gene encoding thymus-specific serine protease isoform X2: protein MAVWLAQWLGPLLLVSLWGLSAPASLLRRLGEHIQQFQESSAQGLGLSLGPGAAALPKVGWLEQLLDPFNVSDRRSFLQRYWVNDQHWVGQDGPIFLLLGGEGSLGPGSVMRGHPAALAPAWGALVISLEHRFYGLSIPAGGLEMAQLRFLSSRLALADVVSAHLALSRLFNISSSSPWICFGGSYAGSLAAWARLKFPHLIFASVASSAPVRAVLDFSEYNDVVSRSLMSTAIGGSLECRAAVSVAFAEVERRLRSGGAAQAALQTELSACGPLGRAENQAELLGALQALVGGVVQYDGQTGAPLSVRQLCGLLLGGGGNRSHSTPYCGLRRAVQIVLHSLGQKCLSFSRAETVAQLRSTEPQLSGVGDRQWLYQTCTEFGFWDTDPWHVLSVTQALGSSESTLLIRTGSHCLDMAPERPSDSPSLRLGRQNIFQQLQTWLKLAKESQIKGEV from the exons ATGGCCGTCTGGCTTGCCCAGTGGCTGGGCCCTCTGCTCTTGGTTTCCCTCTGGGGACTCTCGGCTCCAG CCTCCCTTCTTAGGCGCCTGGGTGAGCACATTCAGCAGTTTCAGGAGAGCTCTGCCCAGGGCCTGGGCCTGAGCCTGGGGCCAGGTGCTGCAGCCCTCCCAAAAGTGGGGTGGCTGGAGCAACTGCTGGACCCCTTCAACGTGTCCGACAGACGATCCTTCCTACAG CGTTACTGGGTGAATGACCAACATtgggttggccaggatggaccCATATTCCTGCTTCTGGGGGGTGAGGGCAGCCTTGGGCCTGGCTCAGTGATGAGAG GCCATCCCGCAGCCTTGGCCCCAGCCTGGGGCGCCCTGGTGATAAGCCTGGAACACAGATTTTATGGCCTGAGTATACCTGCTGGAGGCCTGGAAATGGCCCAGCTCCGCTTCTTGTCCAGCCGCCTTGC GCTGGCTGATGTGGTCTCTGCCCACCTGGCACTTTCCCGCCTCTTTAACatctcctcctccagcccctggatCTGCTTCGGAGGCTCCTATGCCGGCTCCTTGGCCGCCTGGGCCCGGCTGAAG TTCCCCCATCTCATTTTCGCGTCGGTCGCCTCCTCCGCCCCGGTGCGGGCCGTGCTGGATTTCTCCGAGTATAATGAC GTGGTATCCCGAAGCCTAATGAGCACCGCGATCGGCGGGTCCCTGgag TGCCGGGCGGCGGTGTCCGTCGCCTTCGCTGAAGTGGAGCGGCGGCTGCGCTCGGGTGGGGCGGCTCAAGCAGCGTTGCAGACGGAGCTGAGCGCTTGCGGGCCCCTGGGCCGCGCTGAAAACCAGGCGGAGCTGTTGGGGGCGCTGCAGGCACTGGTGGGAGGTGTAGTGCAGTATGATGGGCAGACGGGAGCGCCGCTAAGCGTGCGACAGCTCTGCGGACTTCTCCTCGGGGGCGGGGGCAACCGCAGCCACTCCACGCCCTACTGCGGGCTTCGTCGGGCGGTGCAG ATTGTCTTGCACAGCCTGGGCCAGAAGTGTTTAAGCTTTTCCCGAGCAGAGACAGTGGCACAGCTGAGGAGCACAGAACCTCAACTGTCTGGTGTGGGTGACCGGCAGTGGTTGTATCAGACATGTACCGAGTTCGGCTTCT GGGACACAGACCCCTGGCATGTGCTAAGTGTAACACAGGCTTTAGGATCCTCAGAATCAACTCTTCTTATCCGCACTGGCTCCCACTGCTTGGACATGGCACCTGAGAGGCCCTCAGACTCCCCCAGCCTCCGCCTAGGGCGCCAG AACATCTTCCAGCAGCTACAGACCTGGCTCAAGCTGGCAAAGGAGAGCCAGATTAAGGGTGAAGTCTGA
- the PRSS16 gene encoding thymus-specific serine protease isoform X1, whose product MAVWLAQWLGPLLLVSLWGLSAPASLLRRLGEHIQQFQESSAQGLGLSLGPGAAALPKVGWLEQLLDPFNVSDRRSFLQRYWVNDQHWVGQDGPIFLLLGGEGSLGPGSVMRGHPAALAPAWGALVISLEHRFYGLSIPAGGLEMAQLRFLSSRLALADVVSAHLALSRLFNISSSSPWICFGGSYAGSLAAWARLKFPHLIFASVASSAPVRAVLDFSEYNDVVSRSLMSTAIGGSLECRAAVSVAFAEVERRLRSGGAAQAALQTELSACGPLGRAENQAELLGALQALVGGVVQYDGQTGAPLSVRQLCGLLLGGGGNRSHSTPYCGLRRAVQIVLHSLGQKCLSFSRAETVAQLRSTEPQLSGVGDRQWLYQTCTEFGFYVTCENPRCPFSQLPALPSQLDLCEQVFGLSALSVAQAVAQTNSYYGGQTPGANKVLFVNGDTDPWHVLSVTQALGSSESTLLIRTGSHCLDMAPERPSDSPSLRLGRQNIFQQLQTWLKLAKESQIKGEV is encoded by the exons ATGGCCGTCTGGCTTGCCCAGTGGCTGGGCCCTCTGCTCTTGGTTTCCCTCTGGGGACTCTCGGCTCCAG CCTCCCTTCTTAGGCGCCTGGGTGAGCACATTCAGCAGTTTCAGGAGAGCTCTGCCCAGGGCCTGGGCCTGAGCCTGGGGCCAGGTGCTGCAGCCCTCCCAAAAGTGGGGTGGCTGGAGCAACTGCTGGACCCCTTCAACGTGTCCGACAGACGATCCTTCCTACAG CGTTACTGGGTGAATGACCAACATtgggttggccaggatggaccCATATTCCTGCTTCTGGGGGGTGAGGGCAGCCTTGGGCCTGGCTCAGTGATGAGAG GCCATCCCGCAGCCTTGGCCCCAGCCTGGGGCGCCCTGGTGATAAGCCTGGAACACAGATTTTATGGCCTGAGTATACCTGCTGGAGGCCTGGAAATGGCCCAGCTCCGCTTCTTGTCCAGCCGCCTTGC GCTGGCTGATGTGGTCTCTGCCCACCTGGCACTTTCCCGCCTCTTTAACatctcctcctccagcccctggatCTGCTTCGGAGGCTCCTATGCCGGCTCCTTGGCCGCCTGGGCCCGGCTGAAG TTCCCCCATCTCATTTTCGCGTCGGTCGCCTCCTCCGCCCCGGTGCGGGCCGTGCTGGATTTCTCCGAGTATAATGAC GTGGTATCCCGAAGCCTAATGAGCACCGCGATCGGCGGGTCCCTGgag TGCCGGGCGGCGGTGTCCGTCGCCTTCGCTGAAGTGGAGCGGCGGCTGCGCTCGGGTGGGGCGGCTCAAGCAGCGTTGCAGACGGAGCTGAGCGCTTGCGGGCCCCTGGGCCGCGCTGAAAACCAGGCGGAGCTGTTGGGGGCGCTGCAGGCACTGGTGGGAGGTGTAGTGCAGTATGATGGGCAGACGGGAGCGCCGCTAAGCGTGCGACAGCTCTGCGGACTTCTCCTCGGGGGCGGGGGCAACCGCAGCCACTCCACGCCCTACTGCGGGCTTCGTCGGGCGGTGCAG ATTGTCTTGCACAGCCTGGGCCAGAAGTGTTTAAGCTTTTCCCGAGCAGAGACAGTGGCACAGCTGAGGAGCACAGAACCTCAACTGTCTGGTGTGGGTGACCGGCAGTGGTTGTATCAGACATGTACCGAGTTCGGCTTCT ATGTCACCTGTGAGAATCCCAGATGTCCTttctcccagctcccagcactGCCCTCCCAGCTAGACCTATGTGAGCAGGTGTTTGGGCTCTCAGCCTTGTCAGTAGCCCAGGCTGTGGCTCAGACGAACTCCTACTACGGTGGCCAGACCCCTGGGGCTAACAAAGTGCTGTTTGTTAATG GGGACACAGACCCCTGGCATGTGCTAAGTGTAACACAGGCTTTAGGATCCTCAGAATCAACTCTTCTTATCCGCACTGGCTCCCACTGCTTGGACATGGCACCTGAGAGGCCCTCAGACTCCCCCAGCCTCCGCCTAGGGCGCCAG AACATCTTCCAGCAGCTACAGACCTGGCTCAAGCTGGCAAAGGAGAGCCAGATTAAGGGTGAAGTCTGA